From Nitrospirota bacterium, one genomic window encodes:
- the ilvC gene encoding ketol-acid reductoisomerase, with amino-acid sequence MKIYYDKDADIQQIKNKKVAVIGYGSQGHAHALNMKESGVSVVIGLREGASWKKAEQSGLKVMPVADAVKASDVVMILAPDEAQAAIYRQDIAPNLKPGSYLAFGHGFNIHFGQIVPPATTNVFMVAPKGPGHLVRSEYAKGSGVPCLLAIHQDPSGMTKQIGLAYASAIGGGRAGVIETNFREETETDLFGEQVVLCGGLTSLIQAGYETLVEAGYSPEMAYFECLHEVKLIVDLIHQGGIANMRYSISTTAKFGDITRGPRIVTEQTKQEMKKILGEIQDGKFAREWILENQANRPVYNALLAKGEAHPIEEVGGRLRAMMPWLKKDQLVDKNKN; translated from the coding sequence ATGAAGATTTACTACGATAAAGATGCCGATATTCAACAGATCAAGAACAAGAAAGTCGCCGTGATCGGGTACGGGAGCCAGGGACACGCCCATGCGCTCAACATGAAGGAGAGCGGTGTGAGTGTGGTCATCGGGTTGCGCGAAGGCGCTTCCTGGAAGAAGGCGGAGCAAAGCGGGCTAAAAGTCATGCCGGTGGCCGATGCCGTGAAGGCATCCGATGTCGTGATGATTCTTGCGCCGGACGAAGCGCAGGCGGCCATCTACCGGCAGGATATTGCCCCGAATCTGAAACCGGGCTCTTATCTCGCGTTCGGCCATGGCTTCAACATTCATTTCGGACAGATCGTGCCACCGGCTACAACCAATGTATTCATGGTCGCGCCCAAAGGGCCTGGCCATCTTGTTCGATCGGAATATGCAAAAGGCAGTGGGGTGCCCTGCTTGCTCGCGATCCATCAGGACCCAAGTGGAATGACCAAACAGATTGGCCTTGCCTATGCCAGCGCCATCGGGGGCGGGCGGGCAGGTGTGATCGAAACAAATTTTCGAGAGGAAACCGAGACGGACCTATTCGGCGAGCAAGTGGTGCTCTGCGGGGGGCTGACCTCTCTGATTCAGGCCGGGTATGAAACGTTGGTGGAAGCCGGGTATTCGCCTGAAATGGCCTATTTCGAGTGCCTGCATGAAGTGAAATTGATCGTGGACCTGATCCACCAGGGCGGGATTGCCAACATGCGCTATTCCATCAGCACGACGGCCAAGTTTGGAGATATTACCCGCGGCCCCAGGATTGTGACGGAGCAGACGAAGCAGGAGATGAAGAAGATTTTAGGCGAAATCCAGGATGGCAAGTTTGCCAGAGAATGGATCCTGGAGAACCAGGCCAACCGTCCGGTCTACAATGCATTGCTGGCGAAGGGTGAAGCCCATCCGATCGAAGAGGTCGGGGGACGGCTGCGGGCGATGATGCCCTGGCTGAAGAAAGACCAACTGGTCGATAAAAACAAAAACTAA
- a CDS encoding cupin domain-containing protein, producing MVHVTLGDRPEFLAGDHTVLRELLHPAKQPLTLGYSLAHGTLAPGGRSKWHRLTSSEVYYIIAGRGILTVDDSAVAVEAGATVYVPPGARQSLENSGSTAIEFLCLVDPAWRLEDEEVLE from the coding sequence GTGGTTCATGTCACCCTGGGGGATCGGCCGGAGTTTCTGGCCGGCGATCACACCGTCCTCCGCGAGCTTCTGCATCCGGCGAAGCAGCCGCTCACACTTGGGTATAGCCTGGCGCATGGAACCTTGGCTCCAGGCGGTCGGTCGAAATGGCACAGGCTGACCTCGTCCGAGGTCTACTACATCATCGCCGGTCGAGGAATATTGACGGTGGACGATTCGGCTGTCGCAGTTGAAGCCGGCGCCACTGTGTATGTGCCTCCAGGGGCTAGGCAGTCGTTAGAGAATAGTGGATCCACTGCCATCGAGTTTCTTTGCCTGGTCGATCCCGCTTGGCGGCTAGAGGATGAAGAAGTTCTGGAATAG
- the rnhC gene encoding ribonuclease HIII, producing the protein MATTTATAKIERIGIDESGKGDYFGPLVIAAVFVDATTQAELALMNVRDSKKISDGRILDMAPDIRMICPHSIIAIGPQRYNELYAKIRNLNRLLAWGHAKALETLLEKVSCSRAIADQFGDERLILNVLQEKGRTILLEQRHKAESDLAVAAASILARAEFLLRLKRLSDEIGTTLPKGASPAVELAGRMIVKKHGEERLGSVAKLHFKTTQSVLGKTD; encoded by the coding sequence GTGGCCACGACAACAGCAACAGCCAAGATAGAGCGGATCGGTATCGATGAGTCCGGCAAGGGAGATTATTTTGGTCCTCTCGTCATTGCCGCTGTCTTCGTCGACGCGACGACGCAGGCCGAACTAGCCCTCATGAACGTTCGGGACAGCAAGAAGATCTCCGACGGACGTATCCTCGACATGGCTCCCGATATCCGGATGATTTGCCCCCACAGCATTATCGCGATCGGCCCACAACGATACAACGAACTCTATGCGAAAATCCGGAATTTGAATCGCCTGCTGGCCTGGGGCCATGCGAAAGCGCTGGAGACATTACTGGAAAAGGTTTCCTGCAGCCGCGCGATTGCAGACCAGTTTGGCGACGAGCGACTGATTCTGAATGTGCTCCAAGAGAAAGGGCGCACCATCCTACTCGAGCAACGGCATAAAGCTGAGTCCGATCTGGCCGTGGCTGCGGCCTCGATCCTCGCCCGTGCCGAATTCCTGCTCCGATTGAAACGGCTCTCGGACGAGATCGGTACGACGCTGCCGAAAGGCGCATCACCCGCCGTTGAACTGGCCGGACGGATGATTGTGAAGAAGCATGGGGAAGAGCGCTTAGGGTCGGTCGCGAAGCTGCACTTTAAAACGACTCAGTCGGTACTGGGGAAAACGGACTAA
- the ilvB gene encoding biosynthetic-type acetolactate synthase large subunit translates to MKLTGAEILIECLKREGVKTVFALPGGVVLKIFDMLHQQKDIEVVLTRHEQGAGHMAEGYAKATGKAGVCLVTSGPGMTNVITALADAYMDSVPMVCFTGQVPTSLIGNDAFQEADNIGLSRPCTKYNFLVKNVADLATTIKEAFYIATTGRPGPVLVDIPKDVSMDKAEFTYPSSVSIRSYNPVYEGNKWQIKQAAEAMTKAKKPILYVGGGVIFSGASQELLELAELTHMPVDMTLMGLGAFPGEHPQSLGMLGMHGTYCANMAMHYSDLVVAIGARFDDRVTGKVSEFCPHAKVIHIDIDPTSIRKNVNVDIPIVGDCKTVLRELLQILRATVNGDQRELRKPWWNQLREWQQANPLAYQQAADGPTKPQYVIKRLYELTKDLDPIVSTDVGQHQMWAAQYFKLAKPNRWLTSGGLGTMGFGFPAAMGAQAAFPGRLVLCIAGDGSIQMNMQEMATAVVHKLPVKIIVLNNRFHGMVRQWQDLFYEGRYASSDLETTPDFVKLAEAYGAVGLRASKPSEIDDVLKAAIAVNKPVIVDVPTYRYENVYPMIPAGGCNHEMLLEDPPALKSKQAGSGQVTPKDSDTILTA, encoded by the coding sequence ATGAAGCTCACAGGTGCTGAAATCCTCATCGAATGCCTCAAGCGGGAAGGCGTGAAAACGGTTTTTGCGCTTCCCGGTGGTGTCGTATTGAAGATTTTCGACATGCTTCACCAGCAGAAAGATATTGAGGTGGTCCTCACTCGTCATGAACAGGGTGCGGGCCATATGGCGGAAGGCTATGCTAAGGCAACAGGTAAGGCTGGGGTCTGTCTTGTGACCTCAGGGCCAGGCATGACCAATGTCATCACGGCGTTGGCTGATGCCTACATGGATTCGGTGCCGATGGTCTGCTTTACCGGGCAAGTGCCGACGAGCCTGATTGGGAATGACGCATTCCAAGAAGCGGACAATATCGGCTTGAGCCGTCCTTGCACCAAGTACAACTTTCTCGTGAAGAATGTCGCCGATTTGGCGACGACGATCAAAGAAGCGTTCTACATTGCGACGACAGGGCGTCCAGGTCCGGTGCTCGTCGACATTCCCAAAGACGTATCGATGGACAAGGCGGAATTTACCTATCCGAGTTCCGTCTCAATCCGCAGTTATAACCCCGTCTATGAAGGCAATAAGTGGCAGATTAAGCAAGCGGCTGAGGCCATGACGAAGGCGAAGAAGCCGATCCTGTACGTCGGTGGCGGCGTCATCTTCTCGGGTGCATCACAAGAGTTACTGGAGTTGGCTGAGCTGACCCATATGCCGGTCGACATGACCTTGATGGGTCTCGGGGCTTTCCCTGGCGAGCACCCTCAGTCCCTGGGTATGTTGGGCATGCATGGCACCTATTGTGCGAATATGGCGATGCATTATTCCGATCTGGTTGTGGCCATTGGGGCACGGTTTGATGATCGTGTGACGGGAAAGGTTTCTGAGTTTTGCCCGCATGCCAAGGTCATCCACATCGATATCGATCCGACCTCGATTCGGAAGAATGTGAATGTCGATATCCCGATCGTTGGCGATTGTAAGACCGTGCTTCGCGAGTTACTCCAGATTCTTCGTGCCACGGTGAACGGCGATCAACGCGAATTGCGCAAGCCTTGGTGGAATCAGCTTCGTGAATGGCAACAGGCCAATCCTCTTGCCTATCAACAGGCCGCTGATGGTCCGACCAAACCGCAGTACGTGATCAAGCGGCTCTATGAACTGACAAAAGATCTGGACCCGATTGTGTCGACTGATGTGGGGCAACATCAGATGTGGGCCGCCCAGTATTTTAAGTTGGCCAAGCCGAACCGCTGGTTGACTTCGGGGGGGCTTGGGACCATGGGGTTCGGGTTTCCTGCCGCCATGGGGGCGCAGGCGGCATTCCCAGGCCGGTTGGTGCTCTGTATCGCTGGCGACGGCAGTATCCAGATGAATATGCAGGAAATGGCGACAGCCGTCGTGCATAAGTTGCCGGTGAAGATTATCGTGCTCAATAACCGGTTTCATGGAATGGTCCGTCAATGGCAGGATCTTTTCTACGAAGGACGGTATGCGTCGAGCGATCTGGAAACAACGCCGGACTTTGTGAAGTTGGCGGAAGCCTACGGAGCTGTCGGTCTTCGGGCCAGTAAGCCTTCTGAAATCGATGATGTCTTGAAGGCAGCGATTGCCGTGAACAAGCCGGTGATCGTCGATGTGCCGACGTATCGATATGAGAACGTCTATCCGATGATCCCCGCCGGCGGTTGTAATCATGAGATGCTCCTGGAAGATCCTCCAGCCTTGAAAAGTAAGCAGGCAGGATCCGGGCAAGTGACGCCGAAGGATTCGGACACGATCCTCACGGCCTAA
- a CDS encoding SMP-30/gluconolactonase/LRE family protein, translated as MTVHLNVGLIRTLAGTGEPGWSGDGAAALAACLNEPKSLTLDGEGNLFIADSENHVIRRIDRKTGCIRTVAGCVQGVGPEAAPVPPPPAAEGSSADPFAESDAVHSHAFTQQTDLSGTVRYVVAGTAQAKRFSGDGGPADHALLNFPTAVVVDRRGHLYIADTLNHRVRRVDAVTGVITTVAGLGQPRYSGDGGLAVEAGLNEPVALAVSDAGYLYIADQNNNRVRAVDLATGVIRTVAGMGTAAYNGDGMAATETGLAGPGGLALTADGTLVIADSFSGRIRAVDLGTGLISTVAGDGGEYKYQGPDEPPSRSLSRPSGIVLDEAGNLFFTDSDNHLVRRWDRATGRITRIAGVGVASYGGDDRAALDASLSYPFGIVMARAGYLFVADTFNHRIREIAL; from the coding sequence ATGACTGTACACCTCAACGTTGGATTGATTCGAACCCTCGCCGGCACCGGAGAGCCTGGCTGGTCCGGTGACGGAGCCGCGGCCCTCGCGGCCTGCCTCAATGAACCCAAGAGTCTGACTCTCGATGGAGAGGGGAACTTGTTCATTGCCGACTCTGAGAATCATGTCATTCGGAGGATCGACAGAAAGACCGGCTGCATCAGGACGGTTGCGGGCTGCGTCCAGGGCGTTGGACCGGAGGCTGCGCCAGTTCCGCCCCCTCCAGCAGCGGAAGGATCGAGCGCCGATCCTTTTGCCGAAAGCGACGCCGTCCATTCGCATGCGTTCACGCAACAGACCGACTTGAGCGGGACCGTTCGGTATGTCGTGGCTGGCACGGCGCAGGCAAAACGTTTCAGCGGAGACGGCGGCCCGGCCGATCACGCCCTGTTGAATTTTCCGACAGCGGTGGTGGTCGATCGGAGAGGGCATCTCTATATTGCCGATACGCTGAACCATCGAGTGCGGCGTGTGGATGCGGTGACGGGTGTGATCACGACGGTCGCGGGCCTTGGACAACCTCGATATTCCGGAGACGGGGGATTAGCCGTGGAGGCCGGCTTGAATGAACCGGTTGCCTTGGCCGTGAGTGATGCAGGCTACCTCTACATTGCCGATCAGAATAATAATCGCGTGAGGGCGGTCGATCTCGCGACCGGAGTGATTCGTACGGTCGCGGGGATGGGAACGGCTGCGTACAATGGAGACGGCATGGCTGCCACCGAAACCGGTCTGGCCGGTCCCGGCGGGTTGGCGCTGACGGCAGATGGCACGTTAGTCATTGCCGATAGCTTTAGTGGAAGGATTCGAGCGGTCGATCTCGGCACTGGCCTCATCAGCACCGTGGCGGGTGACGGTGGAGAGTATAAGTATCAGGGGCCGGATGAGCCGCCCAGCCGCAGTCTGTCACGGCCATCCGGAATCGTGTTGGACGAAGCGGGGAACCTGTTTTTTACCGATTCGGACAACCATCTGGTCCGCCGATGGGATCGCGCGACCGGACGTATTACGCGCATTGCCGGTGTTGGTGTGGCAAGCTATGGGGGCGACGATCGCGCGGCTCTCGACGCCAGCTTGAGTTACCCGTTTGGAATCGTGATGGCTCGTGCGGGGTATCTGTTCGTGGCCGATACGTTCAATCATCGTATTCGCGAGATCGCGCTGTAG
- a CDS encoding M48 family metalloprotease, translated as MQAWTSFLHRGLLVVAGFGLLAVSGCETNPYTGRSQLLITSVPQEMQMGAQAYSQVKTDPKLRQSQDPREIEPVKRVAARIIEAAKRSKYAEMAQQFQWEVIVIKDDKTMNAFALPGGKIAVYTGIFPVARTEAGLAAVMGHEVVHALARHGAERMSQGQLTNAALQVAGAAAGAAGGGGMMSQAAMAALGAGAQVGVLLPFSRKHESEADYIGILLAADAGYDPRESVSLWERMAQLSGGGGPSEFMSTHPSNETRIDQLKQWMPEAMGIFQSKQAAQALALPTLR; from the coding sequence ATGCAGGCATGGACGTCCTTCTTGCACAGAGGATTGTTGGTGGTGGCGGGATTCGGACTGCTGGCGGTCAGCGGATGCGAGACGAATCCCTATACGGGTCGGTCACAGTTGCTGATCACATCCGTGCCACAAGAAATGCAGATGGGCGCGCAGGCCTATAGTCAGGTGAAGACCGACCCCAAGCTTCGACAGTCGCAAGATCCTCGAGAGATTGAGCCAGTGAAGCGGGTAGCTGCACGAATTATTGAGGCTGCGAAACGTTCAAAATATGCTGAAATGGCCCAGCAGTTTCAGTGGGAAGTGATCGTCATCAAAGACGATAAAACCATGAATGCCTTCGCATTACCCGGAGGCAAGATTGCGGTTTATACAGGAATTTTCCCAGTGGCACGGACTGAGGCTGGATTGGCAGCGGTCATGGGACATGAAGTTGTGCATGCGCTTGCCCGTCACGGGGCCGAACGGATGAGCCAGGGGCAATTGACGAATGCGGCCTTACAGGTGGCTGGAGCCGCGGCAGGAGCGGCTGGCGGCGGCGGGATGATGTCTCAAGCCGCAATGGCGGCGCTTGGTGCGGGTGCCCAGGTAGGAGTCTTGTTGCCGTTCAGTCGGAAGCATGAATCGGAAGCGGACTACATCGGAATTCTCCTTGCTGCCGATGCGGGGTACGATCCACGTGAGTCCGTGTCCCTTTGGGAGCGGATGGCGCAGTTGTCGGGCGGTGGTGGTCCTTCAGAGTTCATGTCGACTCATCCGAGTAATGAGACCAGAATCGATCAGCTGAAACAGTGGATGCCGGAGGCGATGGGGATTTTCCAATCGAAACAGGCTGCGCAGGCCTTGGCATTGCCGACGCTGCGCTAA
- the leuB gene encoding 3-isopropylmalate dehydrogenase has product MKAKIAVLAGDGVGREIVPEAVKVLKAIAEKFQHQFEFVSGDVGGQAIDKVGVPLPQETLTLAKQSDAVLLGAVGGPKWEGLEYSLRPERALLGLREHLGLYANLRPAKLYPMLADASTLKREVIEGIDILVIRELTGGIYFGKPKGIEKLPNGSERGFNTEVYTTEEIARIAKVAFEAARKRRSKVMSVDKANVLESSELWRRVVIETHKGYQDVELSHIYVDNAAMQLVRNPRQFDVMLCNNIFGDILSDEAAMLTGSIGMLPSASIGAQVGLFEPIHGSAPDIAGKNVANPIATIASAAMMLSYGFRLDQEAAAIEQAIVKTLELGYRTKDIHSQGTRLVSTTEMGEAILRNLN; this is encoded by the coding sequence GTGAAGGCGAAGATTGCGGTATTAGCTGGCGATGGAGTAGGCCGAGAGATCGTTCCTGAAGCCGTGAAGGTGCTGAAGGCCATAGCTGAGAAGTTCCAGCATCAGTTCGAGTTCGTGTCCGGCGATGTCGGTGGCCAGGCCATCGACAAAGTCGGCGTCCCGCTTCCACAGGAGACGTTGACTCTGGCCAAACAGAGCGATGCCGTCTTGCTCGGTGCAGTCGGCGGCCCCAAGTGGGAAGGGCTGGAATACAGTTTGCGGCCGGAACGCGCGCTGCTGGGTTTGCGGGAACACCTGGGCCTCTATGCGAATTTGCGGCCGGCGAAGTTGTACCCGATGTTGGCCGATGCCTCCACGCTCAAACGCGAGGTCATCGAGGGCATCGACATCCTCGTCATCCGGGAACTGACGGGCGGCATTTATTTCGGGAAGCCGAAAGGTATCGAGAAGCTGCCGAACGGGAGCGAACGAGGGTTCAACACCGAGGTCTATACGACTGAAGAAATCGCGCGCATCGCGAAAGTGGCGTTCGAAGCGGCGAGAAAACGTCGGAGCAAAGTGATGTCCGTTGACAAAGCGAACGTGCTGGAGTCGTCCGAACTCTGGCGTCGAGTCGTCATCGAGACCCATAAGGGTTATCAGGATGTGGAGCTGAGCCATATCTATGTCGACAACGCCGCGATGCAGCTTGTCCGCAACCCGCGTCAGTTCGATGTGATGCTCTGCAATAATATCTTCGGCGATATTCTGAGCGATGAAGCGGCCATGTTAACCGGCTCCATCGGCATGTTGCCGTCGGCCAGTATCGGTGCGCAGGTCGGGCTGTTCGAACCGATTCACGGCAGCGCGCCGGACATTGCCGGAAAGAATGTCGCGAATCCCATCGCGACGATTGCCTCGGCGGCCATGATGCTGTCGTATGGGTTCAGGCTGGATCAGGAAGCGGCAGCCATCGAGCAGGCGATCGTGAAAACTCTCGAACTTGGTTATCGCACCAAAGATATTCATAGCCAGGGGACCCGTCTCGTCAGTACGACGGAAATGGGTGAGGCGATCTTGCGAAACCTGAACTAG
- the ilvN gene encoding acetolactate synthase small subunit, with the protein MEHIISITVENKFGSLSRVAGLFSGRGFNIESLSVAPTLDPSMSQMTIVTSGDDRIIEQIVKQLNKLIDVIKVVDLNESDFVSRETALIKVHTRPEDRAEALRIADIFRANVIDSTPATYTIEVTGDPHKIEAIINLLQPLGIKELTRTGRVAVARESIRSTSLQTKKVARE; encoded by the coding sequence ATGGAACACATTATTTCGATAACGGTAGAGAATAAGTTTGGCTCGCTGTCTCGCGTCGCCGGCTTGTTCAGCGGTCGTGGGTTCAACATCGAAAGTCTCTCCGTGGCGCCGACGCTCGATCCGTCCATGTCGCAGATGACCATCGTCACCTCCGGAGACGATCGGATCATCGAACAGATCGTGAAACAGCTCAACAAACTGATCGACGTCATCAAGGTCGTGGATTTGAATGAGAGCGATTTTGTCTCGCGGGAGACTGCACTCATCAAAGTGCATACGCGGCCGGAAGATCGCGCAGAAGCGTTACGGATTGCCGATATTTTCCGGGCCAATGTCATCGACTCCACACCGGCAACCTACACGATTGAAGTGACCGGGGATCCTCACAAGATCGAAGCGATCATCAACCTGCTGCAACCACTCGGCATCAAAGAGCTCACCAGGACCGGACGGGTCGCGGTCGCCCGTGAGTCGATTCGCTCGACGAGCCTGCAGACGAAAAAAGTTGCCCGCGAATAG
- the pssA gene encoding CDP-diacylglycerol--serine O-phosphatidyltransferase, whose translation MKTTALRQSFGRDGKRRKAAMHLIPNLFTTGNLLCGVFSILSVFNANYMVAAVAILVAMIFDVLDGKSARLTNSTSHFGLEYDSLSDVVSFGVAPGLLIYSWALSGQGTFGIAVMFAYVAMGAVRLARFNSTVATSDGKYFTGLAIPAAAGVVASLVIFDHYSVRIGTEVKPLLVLIVTLTLSFLMVSTIKYRSFKDLKFRGGRHITYLVWGILALMLVAAWPPVMLFVIFAGYALLGPAERLVGLVAKMSGKRSPAKTEQSV comes from the coding sequence ATGAAAACTACTGCGCTGCGTCAATCATTCGGCAGAGATGGGAAACGGCGTAAGGCCGCCATGCACCTGATTCCGAATCTGTTCACGACAGGGAATCTGCTCTGCGGTGTCTTTTCGATATTATCGGTGTTCAATGCGAACTACATGGTCGCAGCCGTCGCCATTCTGGTGGCTATGATCTTCGACGTGCTTGATGGAAAGTCGGCGCGGTTAACGAACAGCACCAGCCATTTCGGTCTCGAATACGACTCGTTGTCAGACGTGGTGTCGTTCGGAGTCGCCCCCGGCCTCTTGATTTACTCTTGGGCCCTGAGCGGACAGGGGACATTTGGTATTGCGGTGATGTTTGCCTATGTCGCGATGGGGGCAGTTCGGTTGGCTCGATTTAATTCGACTGTCGCTACGTCGGACGGCAAGTATTTTACCGGGCTCGCCATTCCTGCGGCGGCGGGGGTCGTGGCTTCACTCGTGATTTTCGATCACTATAGCGTCAGGATTGGTACGGAAGTGAAGCCTCTTCTGGTCCTGATTGTGACCCTGACTCTTTCATTCTTGATGGTCAGCACCATTAAGTATCGAAGCTTTAAAGATCTGAAGTTTCGCGGCGGGCGGCACATTACGTATCTCGTGTGGGGAATTCTCGCACTCATGCTCGTCGCCGCCTGGCCCCCGGTCATGTTGTTTGTCATATTCGCCGGGTATGCCTTGCTCGGTCCGGCAGAACGGCTCGTCGGGCTTGTTGCAAAAATGTCCGGGAAGCGTTCACCGGCCAAGACCGAGCAGTCAGTCTGA
- a CDS encoding 2-isopropylmalate synthase, which translates to MTRIIKIFDTTLRDGEQSPGASMNVEEKIMVAKQLARLGVDIIEAGFAYSSPGDFEAVRRIAQEVEGPTICSLARARPEDIDRAWEALKGAPKVRIHTFLSTSDIHLKHQFRMTRDEAKKRAVEMVQRARGYVDDVEFSPMDASRSDPAYLYEVIEAVIAAGAGTINIPDTVGYAVPQEFGRLIRGIREQVSNSAKAVISVHCHNDLGLAVGNSLAAVFEGAGQVECTINGIGERAGNTALEEIVMGLRTRKDFYQADTKIHTEEISKTSRLVSKITGMVVQPNKAIVGANAFAHTSGIHQDGLLKDKTTYEIMKPETIGLVEGKMVMGKLSGRHAFRQRLVELGYTLSDEEVNHAFERFKKLADQKKEIYEEDLEVIVSEELIKMADRITLKSFHAASGTDQVPTATVELEIDGRTIVQTGTGDGPVDAVYRTIAAITQTKSTLLMYVVKAITGGTDAQGEVSVKVQEDGRTVSGHGADTDIIMASARAYLNALNKLLYLAGKQAQGEQKVNLI; encoded by the coding sequence ATGACCAGGATAATCAAAATTTTCGATACGACCTTGCGTGACGGAGAGCAATCTCCCGGCGCCAGCATGAATGTAGAAGAGAAGATCATGGTGGCGAAGCAGCTGGCGCGGTTAGGGGTCGATATCATCGAAGCCGGATTTGCATACAGTTCGCCCGGAGATTTTGAAGCGGTGCGGCGGATCGCGCAGGAGGTGGAGGGGCCGACGATTTGTAGCTTGGCGCGAGCACGCCCAGAGGATATCGATCGAGCCTGGGAGGCCTTAAAGGGGGCGCCAAAGGTCCGCATTCATACGTTTCTCTCGACGTCGGATATTCACTTGAAACATCAGTTTCGCATGACGCGAGACGAGGCGAAGAAGCGCGCGGTGGAGATGGTACAACGAGCGAGGGGCTATGTCGACGATGTGGAGTTTTCTCCTATGGATGCCAGTCGCTCCGATCCCGCCTATCTCTATGAGGTCATTGAAGCGGTGATTGCCGCAGGAGCCGGGACGATCAATATTCCCGATACGGTCGGTTATGCGGTGCCACAAGAGTTTGGACGGCTTATTCGAGGTATTCGCGAGCAGGTGTCCAACAGTGCGAAGGCGGTGATCTCAGTCCATTGCCACAACGACCTCGGCCTTGCAGTGGGGAATAGTTTGGCTGCGGTGTTCGAAGGAGCGGGCCAGGTCGAGTGCACGATCAATGGGATCGGTGAGCGGGCAGGGAATACGGCGTTGGAAGAAATCGTCATGGGACTCAGGACCAGGAAAGACTTCTATCAAGCCGACACGAAGATTCATACCGAAGAGATTTCGAAGACCAGCCGATTGGTCAGCAAGATCACCGGCATGGTGGTGCAGCCGAATAAGGCGATCGTCGGGGCGAATGCCTTTGCCCATACGTCCGGCATTCACCAGGACGGGCTGCTGAAGGACAAGACGACCTATGAAATTATGAAGCCGGAGACGATCGGGCTGGTCGAGGGCAAGATGGTCATGGGGAAGCTTTCAGGACGGCATGCGTTTCGCCAGAGACTGGTAGAGCTGGGCTATACGCTCTCGGACGAAGAGGTGAACCACGCGTTCGAGCGGTTCAAGAAGCTGGCCGACCAGAAGAAGGAGATCTACGAAGAGGATCTCGAAGTGATTGTCTCCGAAGAGTTGATCAAAATGGCCGATCGGATCACCTTGAAGTCGTTCCATGCGGCCAGCGGAACGGATCAAGTACCGACCGCGACGGTCGAACTTGAGATCGACGGACGAACGATCGTTCAGACGGGGACAGGCGATGGGCCCGTGGATGCCGTCTATCGGACCATTGCCGCGATCACGCAGACGAAGAGCACGCTCCTCATGTATGTCGTGAAGGCGATCACGGGGGGGACCGATGCTCAGGGTGAAGTCTCGGTCAAGGTTCAAGAGGATGGGCGCACCGTATCGGGCCATGGAGCGGATACAGACATCATCATGGCGTCCGCCCGTGCCTATCTCAACGCGTTGAACAAGCTATTGTATTTGGCGGGAAAGCAGGCGCAGGGCGAGCAGAAGGTGAACTTGATTTAA
- a CDS encoding phosphatidylserine decarboxylase family protein — translation MADRAVGIPFAKEGIPFIGAAVGVTLLAGMLGWAFIAVGGAILTLFVAWFFRNPHRVIPQGPRLLVASGDGKVIAIEEEFEPRFIKDRSIRVTIFLNVFDVHINRIPCEGVVEEVQYQPGLFLVASRPDATLRNEQNALMIRTAQGAKVLCVQVAGLIARRIVCWISAGDRAILGERFGLIRFGSRMDTFLPLGTVLKVAVGDRVKGGQTILGELP, via the coding sequence GTGGCAGATCGTGCCGTCGGCATCCCGTTTGCCAAAGAAGGAATTCCCTTCATCGGGGCTGCTGTTGGCGTTACACTGCTAGCAGGAATGCTTGGTTGGGCTTTCATCGCGGTGGGTGGGGCGATTCTGACGCTGTTTGTCGCCTGGTTTTTCCGCAACCCCCATCGAGTGATCCCTCAGGGGCCTCGTCTCCTCGTGGCATCCGGTGACGGAAAAGTCATCGCCATCGAAGAGGAGTTCGAACCTCGATTCATCAAGGATCGCAGCATCCGCGTCACCATCTTCTTGAACGTATTCGATGTGCATATTAATCGGATTCCCTGCGAAGGGGTCGTCGAGGAGGTGCAGTATCAGCCGGGTTTGTTTCTCGTGGCCAGCAGACCTGATGCCACGTTGCGAAACGAACAAAATGCGTTAATGATTCGGACGGCTCAGGGCGCAAAGGTGCTTTGTGTGCAGGTGGCCGGATTAATTGCCAGGCGGATTGTCTGTTGGATTTCAGCCGGGGATCGGGCCATACTCGGTGAGCGGTTTGGGCTGATTCGATTCGGATCGCGGATGGATACGTTTCTTCCTCTCGGGACGGTTCTGAAAGTTGCAGTCGGCGATCGAGTCAAAGGTGGCCAAACCATCTTGGGAGAATTGCCATGA